In a single window of the Necator americanus strain Aroian chromosome X, whole genome shotgun sequence genome:
- a CDS encoding hypothetical protein (NECATOR_CHRX.G23798.T1), with amino-acid sequence MLTEFDETCGCIGLQLNLQKMMFMRNRWVSNVPFTLNGTNISECTSYVYLGRKINMKNDLIPELGRRKRAAWGEYKSIEDVVKNIKKTWLRAHLFNTTVLSALTYDSETWAFRKQEENAVSVIECAIERVMLGVSASRKRGAGFEVFSYVSDRKLETRPRSPRKVK; translated from the coding sequence atgctgaccgaattcgacgaaacatgtggatgcatcggtcttcagcttaATCTGCAAAAGATGATGTTCATGCGTAACAGATGGGTCTCGAATGTGCCATTCACGCTGAACGGAACAAACATATCCgagtgcaccagctacgtttatctgggtcgaaaaataaacatgaagaacgacctgatccccgagctgggcaggaggaaacgagcggcttggggagagtataagagcatcgaggatgtagtgaagaataTCAAGAAAACCTGGCTCCGTGCTCATCTCTTCAACACTACCGTACTTTCCGCCTTGACCTATGATTCAGAAAcgtgggcatttcgcaagcaggaagaaaatgcggtgagcgtAATTGAatgcgcaattgagagagtgatgctaggagtatccgcTTCACGCAAGAGAGGGGCTGGATTCGAAGTTTTCTCCTACGTCAGTGATCGAAAATTAGAGACCCGGCCGCGTtcgccaaggaaagtaaaataa